In a genomic window of Enterobacter asburiae:
- a CDS encoding GntP family permease — protein sequence MSVLIALAALALLMLAAYRGYSVILFAPIAALGAVLLTDPGAVGPTFTGLFMEKMVGFVKLYFPVFLLGAVFGKLIELSGFSRSIVAAAIQILGRRHAIPVIVLVCALLTYGGVSLFVVAFAVYPFAAELFRQSGIPKRLIPATVALGAFSFTMDALPGTPQIQNIIPTSFFGTNAWAAPWLGLIGSLFIIVFGLLWLERQRRKALNNNEGYGTDLKNEPETPDDINLPHPLIAISPLLLVGILNLLFTRWIPGWYGTTHELTLPGLAKPIVTEVGKITAIWAVEAALISGIVLVLIFGFRNIRGRLAEGSRTAVSGAILAAMNTASEYGFGAVIAALPGFLVLSKALATIPNPLLNEAISVTVLAGITGSASGGMSIALAAMADTFVAAAHAANIPLEVLHRVASMASGGMDTLPHNGAVITLLAITGLSHRQAYGGIFAITIIKSLAVLFVIAVFYLTGIV from the coding sequence ATGAGTGTGTTAATAGCCCTGGCGGCGCTGGCGCTGCTGATGCTGGCGGCCTATCGCGGATATAGCGTTATTTTGTTTGCGCCGATCGCGGCGCTCGGCGCCGTGCTGCTGACCGATCCGGGTGCCGTCGGCCCGACGTTTACCGGCCTGTTTATGGAAAAGATGGTGGGCTTCGTCAAGCTCTACTTCCCGGTGTTCCTGCTGGGTGCGGTGTTTGGCAAGCTGATTGAGCTTTCCGGTTTTTCACGCTCCATCGTCGCCGCCGCGATCCAGATCCTCGGGCGTCGACACGCCATCCCGGTGATTGTCCTGGTGTGTGCGCTATTAACCTACGGCGGCGTTTCACTGTTCGTGGTGGCGTTTGCGGTGTACCCGTTTGCCGCCGAGCTGTTTCGCCAGAGCGGCATCCCTAAGCGGCTGATCCCGGCCACCGTCGCGCTGGGGGCGTTCTCGTTTACCATGGACGCCCTGCCCGGCACGCCGCAAATCCAGAATATCATCCCCACCAGCTTCTTTGGTACGAACGCCTGGGCGGCGCCGTGGCTGGGGCTTATCGGCTCACTGTTTATTATCGTCTTTGGCCTGCTCTGGCTGGAGCGCCAGCGTCGTAAGGCGCTGAATAACAATGAAGGTTACGGCACGGATCTGAAAAATGAGCCCGAAACGCCGGATGACATTAACCTCCCGCATCCGCTGATTGCTATCTCCCCGCTGCTGCTGGTGGGCATACTGAACCTGCTGTTTACCCGCTGGATCCCCGGCTGGTACGGCACGACCCACGAGCTTACTCTGCCAGGTCTGGCGAAACCGATTGTCACCGAGGTGGGCAAGATCACCGCCATCTGGGCCGTGGAAGCGGCGCTGATCTCCGGTATTGTGCTGGTGCTGATTTTTGGCTTTCGCAATATCCGGGGGCGTCTGGCTGAAGGCAGCCGGACCGCGGTGAGCGGTGCCATTTTGGCGGCGATGAATACCGCCTCCGAATACGGTTTCGGCGCGGTTATCGCCGCCCTGCCCGGGTTTCTGGTGTTATCCAAAGCGCTGGCGACTATCCCGAATCCGCTGTTGAATGAGGCCATCAGCGTGACCGTTCTCGCGGGGATCACCGGCTCGGCGTCCGGCGGAATGAGCATCGCCCTTGCGGCGATGGCCGATACCTTTGTTGCTGCCGCCCACGCAGCCAATATCCCGCTTGAGGTGCTGCACCGCGTGGCCTCGATGGCGAGCGGCGGGATGGATACGCTGCCCCATAACGGCGCGGTGATTACCCTGCTGGCTATCACCGGCCTGAGCCATCGCCAGGCCTACGGCGGCATTTTCGCAATCACCATCATTAAAAGTCTGGCAGTGCTTTTTGTCATTGCCGTGTTCTATCTGACCGGCATTGTGTAA